The Solanum dulcamara chromosome 2, daSolDulc1.2, whole genome shotgun sequence region catcaactcatactaacatgaaggttttatggacttcttagctcaacaacatcaacacatatagtaTTTATTAAATAGGgcacaaaactcattcaaacgtAAACCATactaagaaactccattttcatggacatctaacctcaaagcaagagtaggtcacatgggtggactcaatccatgttttggatagccttacataccttagtgaagacttaaagaaaaccttggtgttgggtcttcaatggaaagcttgaagtcttgaagctcttggtactcttcttgttggaaatggagaagaagaagaagaaaaagaagaagagagagagagagagatttctaaagcttttctagagagagagtgggggctaaaaatatgtccccaaattggccaaggatgatacatatataatttgggacaattcccaaattgccccttctcaaaagttctgaaaataggctaaaaatgcacttggcgcgatagtggcgcgtcgcgccattgcagcgccaggccgattatgcctaaaacctgcacacctcgtagtggcgcaccgcgccagagaccaaactattgaggcatgtttctggcacaatagtggcgcgtcgcgcccttacagcgccaagggtattattttctgggttctggaaattggcttgaaaaaccttacacaccttttagtggcgcaccacgacagagaccaaactactgaggcatgtttctggtgcgatagtggcgcgtcgtgccactgtagcgccaagcccagttttccagcaattgcaacccaggcctgaaaatctctgctgggctagttcatcttaggatcgtcatatcttttcactccaaactccaaaatgtacattcttggtggcgttggaaagaagactcgatgacctttaatttggtaggttgtggGACACCTAGATTTGTCGTCttacaaaagatagggtcgttagaagtcaactcctcatgcaaactcctcctcaaacttagccacgatgaactTTTTTggtcttagcttggtcctaggggtcctccgtgaccccacatcacctccaacactcctcaatttctcggggactcatcttaactcaagcacacacTTCTAAATAATTGGATTCGACCCTGcacgtatacaagaagggtctgaatcctAGGGAAGAATTTTCAGGGGTGTTACAACTTAGCTCCTGAAGGTTCTTTTTATTCTACTAGAATGGTTGGTTTAGATTTTAAggctttcattttgagtttatgcCGTCAGGCGTTTCAACTTTGAAGTTTTGGTCAAACTTTGACTTCGGCCAACATTCATGGTAAAAGTGCTCGGATGAGAATTCTATCAATGTGGTTAACTTTAGAAGGTCCTTTTTGGTCTAATAGGATGGTTGTTTCGGATTTTGAggctttcattttgagtttgtatcGTTAGCCattttaactttgaagttttagacaaaatttgacttcagtcaacattcttggtaaacttACTCAGATGAGAATTTTGTCAATGCAGTTAACTCCGGAAGGTCGTTTTATTCTAGTAGGATGGTTGGTTCGGGTTTCGAGgatttcattttgagtttgtgccgTTAGgcgttttaactttaaagttttggtcAAACTTTGACTTCGGCCAATATTCTTGGTAAAAGTACTTGGATGAGAATTTTGTCAATGCGGTTAACTCCGAAAGGTCCTTTTTGATCTAGTAGGATGGTTGGTTCGAATTTTGAGGCTttcgttttgagtttgtgtcGTTAGCCGgttttaactttgaaatatttgccaAAGTTTGACTCCTAATTAAATATCACTCCTTGTTAAATATAAGTCTTTTCTAAAGATACATCAAATTCATTATATGCCTTTTTGTAGATaaaaaatttcttcatcttctcatAGGCAAATCTTGAAGAACGTTCAATCCAAattctttctttgaggttagaaACTTTTGTAACCTTAAACTTTGCttatctcttcttcttcttcttcttttttctcttgTTAATCTGGTGAGAGACAAATGAGATTCTAGCTCTTCTCAATATGTTTTAGTTAAGTTGAAGTTTCAAGTACACTCAAATTTAATGTGAATTTTTTCTTTGAACAGGTAACAAATTTTGTGTGGCTTTTGATTtgtttgtaaaaataaaatcttttcaaTAAAAAGGGGATTCTTTTAATTTAGTTCCTTTAGCTTCAAATAATGCAAGAAATAAGCatgtatttgaagaatcaaGGTTAAATTAATTGATTGAAACTATGAGTAGAAATATCATTATTAAGCTTATTGTTGtagtgataaaaatattttttggagtttttgGGTGGATATCCTCTTATGATATCCCCTGCATCACATGTTAAATTTTTTGTGAGAAATACATGTGAAAATAAGTTAGTGTAATTTTGTAGTGAATCATAAATTggtttaaattatgattttatttatatttttacagATTAAAGTTGGCAGTCCCACAACAAGAAGGTCGAACATGTCTCAAAAAAGGACAACAAGGGTGTGGACTCCAGAAGAGGAACTCACTCTTGTTGATGGATTAAAAAAGTTGTGTGTTAATGGTTGGAAAGAAGATAATGAAACTTTTACACATGGATATTTAATGGAACCGAACAACACATGAATGCTTGTCATTCTAATTGCGGATTGCAATCTCTACCACATATTTGTTCTAAAATAAGAGAGTGGAAAAAGCATTATATGACCATATCGTTGGTAAAGATTCGAAGTGGTTTAGGATTTCAATATAGTGATGGATCTATCTTAGTTAACGATCCAAAAGCTTGGAATGACTTGATAAAGgtgatttataatttttaaattattagcAAACCAAAGCTAATTACTTATATTTTCTCTTGGTGAAAATGACCTTTGTCTTTGGAATATAGTCAGTTACTTCATGTACTTGTTTATTTTTTCGTAGGTTGATCCAAATGCCAAGTCAATGAACTTTAAGAAATGGTCATTATTTGTTGATTGGAAAGAGATATTTGGAAATGATAGAGTTAACAGACACTTTGCCAAGGGGTCAAAagatgttgaagaaatagaaagaACTGAAGCTCAAGAAGTCGTTAATGGCATGTCTTTGGAATTTTCTATTATTGTTGTCGATGAAGATGATGCTCCAGCTGAAGGAAGATCAAATTGCTCAAGAGGAACATAGTGTATCAACTGAAGCAACACAAAGTTCATGGAGTGCTTTTTAAGCATCAATGAACTTGATCGTTACACTATGGTATGAATGATTATTAATGATAACTTTAAAcctttgaatatttttggtgtAGCTATTTTGTAAGGTTTAATCATGGCCTAGTTCACTTTTATTTTGTCTATGTTCTATGCGCCAATTTATGTAATTTAGCAATGAATTATGTAAGTTTCATTCACGTTAAATGAAGATGGGTGTAGTTTGATTCCTTGAGGCCACGGTACTAGAATTTCAAGTTTGTCTCAATGGTGTGTTAGATTTGTTGTATTCTTCATcttataaaatctattttgtcACTACTTTGTTGCTTGAACACTGGACTCTCAATTTTATCTCAATAGTGTCTTTCCAAGGATAGGACTTTCACagtagaaatatttttttcttttttgtattgGGGGGGGAGGCTTCTGATATTTATTCCGCCTTAGTGCAAAGTTGTTTCCTTTTTACTATATATTTtaccttttcaaaaaaaaatatatataaaacattCAACATGACCAGTGGTGTTCAGTCCCCTGGGGATAAGCTCTGGTGGATCTAAAATTTAATGTTGTTccttgttgttgctgctgttgttgtttCGGAGGGGTAGAGTAATTTAAAATTGTTCCTTTTTCTTGTTGTTGTTTCGCAGGAGTAGAGTAAtttaaagttgttccttgttgttgttgctgttttGGAGGGGTAGAGGTAAGCCTAAGAAGTATTGAAGTGAGGTGATTAGGCATGATATGACACAACTTCAGCTCATCGAGGACATGATCAATTATCTAGACCTTGTGAAACTTTGTGATCCAAACTTTTGATTCAAGGATATAAAGTCAACAAAGAGTTTATTTTAAGaagtatataatatttattaatttttataataacaAACCAAtacccaaaaaaattattaaaacttgCATAACTTAATTTTGCAAAACTAAACCTTGCATTATTAATACTTGCATAACTAAACCTTACATTACTAGTACCTgcataattaatacatgtattattAATAACTCCATAACTCTAACCAGCAACCAAACGGCCCTAAATTTGTAAAGAGTTGCAAAATCAAATCTCCTTGCAATACGTTACGTGCTTCCTCAATCTGAGATAAAATTTAGTTTGgacttgaaatattattgaCAAGTGCTCTTCTGTCTGATTTCTTTTTGTTTACATATCTCTTTACCCAATATTCtcttctctttattctttttatatatgCATGTCCATTAAAGCATGTGATGGGCACGGCAATGATTATTctgcttttctttttgtttaattAAGGTCCGCTGTttgaattcttttttaatttattactaTTAAGATTCACCATAATTTGACTACTATAACATTATTAGTAACATATACCGGTAGTCTGAGTCATAATTTAAACTTTACGAATTGTAATTTTTCAATATCAGAAGCAGGTGTTAGTAATTGAGTTGTGAATTTAATATTTGTACATAGTGTATGCGACCGTAAGCTTCTAGCTCAATGCCTGCTGGTATTTCCCACCTTTATATGGAGAACTGTCCTTTGTTTATTTATGTCATATTCATGTATGGCCAAATAAGGTGCTTTTTAGTGTTGTTTGAAGATTTTGTGAAGTGTTAAAATAAGTGTTTGGCTCCAAGTAGTTTTTGGaaaaaacttgaattttttttggaaattagtGTTTGTTCATATAATTTGTcattacttggcaaatatatTTAGCAAAACCCCCCAAGTTTCCGAGTTTTAGAAAAGACTAGAACTTCGGTACttggaaagttttaaaaatttaaaaattactccaaacttttttattttataaaatacctatcatttattaattctaactaaatatttatctactAACTTTCTCCATTGCTTCGTCTTCTCGGTCATCTGATCTAGAAATAAAAGCTTGTTGGAAAGAGATTGTTCGTATAGTGtggaatattttataaaataatagtttgttattacctccccagaaaagaatagtttgagtgacaagattgaaaaaaaatatatattttttaattcgattaatgtattgttcttgcccatattattattttgttgttgttgattgttatcaattatgttataagatttttttttaacagaatattttcattataaaatgataacacaaacttatgggtgtttttaataatttttagaacttacaagtacaaaataatatttttgagacTTCACAAAATTTGGGATAATTTATGGCCAAATACATGGTGAAATTTCATTAAAACTTTGCCCAACAATAATTTGCCAAGAATATTTGGGAAGTCGTGACCAAACGGCACCTTAATTTTGGGTCTCTTCAGGATCACGCAACACCAAAGTGTTGAAAGGGAACTACTAGTACAAATTAAAATGATTCTTTAATCGTGTTACAAAAGAAATCCCCTCATACAACTTTGAATAAGCATCTCTTCTTTTGGTGGTGGCCACTGTAGAAATAGGAGCACTTTTTCTTTCCCAACACATGGAACATATATGCACATGGTTCTCAAACTTGTTGATAGGCACAAGTATAGATAGaatgagaagagaaagagaagtCTAATCTGAGCCAGTTTCAAGTTGCATAACAATAATGTGAGTCAACTATTCTATGTGACCATGAGCTTGCTTAGAGGTGAAAAATTTGATCCATGTCTCCTATCATCTATACAAGATGATCTCTTGATTACAAAGATTCTTCTAATCCATCATCCTGATTGTCGTTATAAGATAGATTCCCGACAATTGCTTCTTCTTGTTGAGAGCACCATGCATTTCATCTCACCTAAGGTTATATATCTATCTATTCTTTCTTAATCTCCAAGTTATGTTATTCAATATCTTCTTTTGTATATGttctttattcatttatatCTTCTTGGATTATTCTGCCGTGCCAAAAACATTGCAGAAGTAGCTGTGATTATGAGTTTGTTTTTTTCCCAGTGTTTATGCATTCGTTGAGGTTTAACGCTAAATACTTTTGGATTTATCAATTGCTTGTGCAACATGATACAATCATTAAAAGAAACAAGATATGTAGGCTTAATATGTTGTTGAGAGTTTTAGAAATATAtctgaaaatataatataatgtagtAGCATGACAGCGTCTGATTTTTTTTCTGTTTCAGTTCTCTTATCCTCAAAGCAATTGTATGAATTCATGGAATATCGAAGTGTCTGGGTTAGAAGAAAAGATTGGATACACCATTAAAAAGATTTCACATGAGGTAAGTGCTATCTTTCAATTTTATAATCATTTATCTTTTGTTCCCTTCCTCATTGTTCGTGTTCTTGGAGCTAAATAAAACAATTTGGTTTTCGTAGATTCTATGCAAATGCCACGAGGATGGAGATTTACATGAAGAAACTATGATGTTGTTTGAAACTTTAAGCCCTTACAGATGGGATGCTAAAGTAGTTTTAACACTTGCAGCAGTAGTTTCAATATATGGCGAATTTTGGCTCATAATGCAGCTAGTCCATCACAATACTTTGGCAGCTCTAACTGCAGCACTTAGGCAAATGCCTATAGAAATAAACATGTTAAAGATACAATTTAAAGCTTTGAACTTGTTGATCGATACTATGATAGAGGCAGCAAATCTTATCCTCGACTTTGAATGTCTGCCTTTGCAACAACAACTTTTGGATGATTATACAATTGTTGCTACAAAGTCCAAAATGTACATAACAATCTACTGGATTTTAAGAAGCTCGATTTCATGTGCTTCTCAGATTGCAGATTTCAGGACCATGAAAGATAACCAAGTGCATGTTTTTTCCCTTTTCCCTTCATTTAAGTAATTCAGTATATAATATCTTATAGTTAGTAAATTATTTATCACTTCACCAGTAAATAAGTTGACACGAAAAATCCTAATAACTCCAGGCATTCACATTCAATAACCATTGCATCATGGACTCTCTTCAGCTTGGCATACAAGTTAAGTGGCCTATGCAATGACTTCAGAGAGAAATTACGTACATGCCAAACGCAAATAGGTGATTATCTTTCTATGAGCCTTTATtataaagaatatatttttcGACAAAATTCACATGAAAACAAGTTGAAATTCTTTTCTTCTTATCAGGTAGAAGGTTTCCTGAAAAGATACGTGATCTTTTCAAAGTATCCCATTTTGACAATCAAGAGGTGCTTCGCGTGTTATTCTCTTTGAAGAATGACTTACCATTGAAAGATAGCTCACGAGAAAAGGTACTTGTtcattccaaaagttttattttcttaatatgtaaGTGGAGGGATCAATAGTCTTGTGAGTTAACACATTAAAAACTAGCAACTTCTTTGTCTTCAACAGTATTGTGGCATCCAAGAACTGGAAAACAAGGTGGTCATACTCTTGATCTCAAAGCCAGAACTATTTCCCGcggagaaaatattttatctagTACAACGAATGCATGATCATCCCTTGCataaaaaaattggagaaagCTATACAGTTTTATGGGTTCCAATTCCATCTTCACACACTTGGAGTTTGACTGATGAGATGAACTTCCAGTTTCTGTCAGATTCTTTGCCCTGGTTCTCAATCCGAAGCCCGTGGTCACTACATT contains the following coding sequences:
- the LOC129875788 gene encoding protein SIEVE ELEMENT OCCLUSION C, which translates into the protein MSLLRGEKFDPCLLSSIQDDLLITKILLIHHPDCRYKIDSRQLLLLVESTMHFISPKFSYPQSNCMNSWNIEVSGLEEKIGYTIKKISHEILCKCHEDGDLHEETMMLFETLSPYRWDAKVVLTLAAVVSIYGEFWLIMQLVHHNTLAALTAALRQMPIEINMLKIQFKALNLLIDTMIEAANLILDFECLPLQQQLLDDYTIVATKSKMYITIYWILRSSISCASQIADFRTMKDNQVHSHSITIASWTLFSLAYKLSGLCNDFREKLRTCQTQIGRRFPEKIRDLFKVSHFDNQEVLRVLFSLKNDLPLKDSSREKYCGIQELENKVVILLISKPELFPAEKIFYLVQRMHDHPLHKKIGESYTVLWVPIPSSHTWSLTDEMNFQFLSDSLPWFSIRSPWSLHSAVINFIRQEWSYKDEPVMVVLRTDGAVTNLNAIDMVWLWGAKAFPFSTSREKELWEQENRILQLLIDGIDPLLTNLVEEGKHFCIYGSDNVSWIREFNDTLNKVKRAGIQLEAIYVGYRNPSKDAESILDINIEENLSISLYTTKMKLFWLRLESIKNSVARVEQAAHYSSSLEKALRLLDACETSNDWMIVGKGSSTDVIILKGREVQECLNLLPELAENVAKLGLFSAIRCAMGSPLPVKPCYHDEILPSEEGLTEDTVFCSRCKRPVEKFVVYLCNVTESAEQQAKID